The genomic region ctacaaatacagaaagggggctgctgcactacaactacagAAAGGGGgttgctgcactacaactacagAAAGGGGTCTGCCACTACAACTACAGAAAGGGGGCTGCTGTACTACAACTACAAAAAGGGGGTGCCAATACAACTACCTGAAGGGGGCTGCTACCAATATCTAAAGGGGGACTGCTATATACGGGcgggctgcaactatatacaggggctaCACCTACAGGGAGTAACTACGTACGGGGGGCAGCTAGCTATATAACACAGGTGCTCTGAATAGATAGGTGCTACCTACAGGTGTAATGGGGAGAACTAggtaaagggacctgtctacttgATGGAGGGGGtaacagtaacagtatgatggtaatatgtatggtgataatattcctccttgtattctggtattattggtaatattggtctcagtatacaggatttggtcagtaacaatatgatggtaatatatatggtgattaCAGATGGTAGTCACTGCTATCTCTTTATGTTCTTTACCCCGTGGCTCTTTACCCCAGTGGATTAAGCAGCGGTAACTGATACAATTCATGTATCTGGTGTTGCTCTACTGAAGTGAGCATACtgttcaataataataataatttatgacCAATCATAGATCTTCAGTTCTTTATTCATATCATACTAGACACAGACATGTTTGGTGCCGGATGTGTCGCCTCGGCCAGCATGGAGGCCGGTGTGTTCAAAACAAGGTAAGTGGTTACAGCTGTTTCTTGCCTAAGGCATTTATTGGACAAGAGCTGGACATGTGACCAAGTCTGCTTTTCCCCTGTACAGAAAATACATTGCAATTGATTCAGGTTTTTCAAGATTTTAACCCTCTGCACTCTGCAAGGAGCTCAGTTTATGCATGTTTTACAACATACATACAAGGATATGTCTATGCAATGATAAAGACCTTCACCAATTGACAAATTTTAACTATTAGCTGtgtcttttagatttttttgtaggttCTATCATGATCATTTATATCCAACATTTATTTGCATCCTTTCCGGTTTGTAAAAGGCAAGATAAGAGAGCACATATCATTTACCATCTGAGGATTGGTATACCCGAAAATAACCCTTTTTATGTGTATCCTGTGCATTTTTTAATGTAGTTTATTAATATGCacttgtcactttaaaggggttatccagaaataaaaaaaacagagctactttcatTCGAataccgctccccgtctgtttccaggtttggtgtggttctgtagctcagttccatttaagtgaatggagccaagttgtaaaaccacaccccaccaggagacagacagggagcggttttttgaaagaaattagctgtgtttttctattcctggattatCCCTTTAATATTTAAATTATTGTTCACTTTCCATAAATTGGTTAAATGTACACATCACACTGCAATATAAATATGAACTTTATTTGTGATACACGATATGTCTTTTATTTGTACTATATTCATTATGAAATACACCATTATTACAGTTTTTAATGtcacattatttatatatataaaatatttaggttcacattgagacttgcattgaggtggcgtagcggaactaaatgggcttttggaactaaatgatctgaacactggggcagtggagtacccttttaaatagatgtaacaaacaaccctacagcctccagctgttgcaaaactactactcccagcatgttggactatatagtagtatatagtataggtcagtgtttcccaaccagggtgcttccagctgttgcaaaactactactcccagcatgttggactatatagtagtatatagtataggtcagtgtttcccaaccagggtgcctccagctgttgcaaaactacaactcccagcatgttggactatatagtagtgtatagtataggtcagtgtttcccaactaggggtgcctccagctgttgcaaaactactactcccagcatgcccggacagccgttggctgtccgggcatgctgggagttgtagttttgcaacagctggagggcctcaacagctggagggcctactgtaggtatagtatattatacagacccctgtccatcccagaaccctgactcaccttcccagttgctgcagggaccatcaggGGAGGGTGAGCCAGGCCatacatccttcctgtagtgtccggcggcattccgggcagAGGGTGaaacggtccgggctgtccttcttctccactccgggcaggctccggcctagtaacgctgcatagacgccgctgcgcatcgacgcacctgacgtcacggacgtagcggcgtctatgcagcgtactgggccggagcctgcccggagtggagaagaggacccccggagaaggacagcccggaccagttcaccctccacccagaggcccggaccacccccattacgggtaagtttaattttttattgactcagagggtgggggaggggcccgaccggtatagcggtatgggcaaaaatccatactgtgggagaaaaaaaaaacggtatccggttcataccggtataccgcccagcactatatatatatatatatttatatatatatatatatatatatatatatatctttgtacTATTTGCACAATATCTGCACATAATATGGGTCATAGCATATGATCCGTCAAATTAATTGAACCATCAGCTTATGTCTTCGCCGCTCCATTCCCTAAATGTGCATGCCCGGTGTCTGAGCAGTTCACCCCTCCATGTCTAGTAGCGTGGCCGTGCGTCCTAAGTAATTTCATGATGGAGGAACATATGTTTCCCGGACAGGACACTGTGCATTTGCTTCTATTGTAGAATGACATGGGCGGAAGGCGGACAAGCGTTCTGGATGTGCCCCACCTCCCCCTATTTAGACAGAATGCGGACATATAGATTGTAGCCCCCTGATGAAGGCAATGAAAACGTGCATTTGAGGTCCATCACAGCACACTGATActaagggtgcatttacaccacgTTTTGCAGTTACGGTCACTGGATCCGGCTGGAAAATGTGAAAActgggcactcccgtaccccagccggacccagcccgtatctcattcacttcaatgagccaaccggagtcaaatagtgactccggtcggctcatttttgccttgTATGTGGTTTGCTGGCCGGACTGAAAACTGtagcataccacggttttcagtccagtcAGAAAACTGTATTCGGGCAAAAATGTGCCGACCGGACTATCTGGGTCCGGCTGGGGTAAGGTAATGCCCGTTTTTCAcatttcccagccggatccggtcaccGTATTAAAcaatcatggtgtgaatgcaccctaacattgTGAGTGTTTTTGAGTTGGGATTATTTTTGCCATAAGAAGTATCTGGGGGATCATCCAGTATAGGTAAATGTGGCTTATAATTTATGGGGCTATGACCCATAGAGGTATACATTAGCATACATTTACTGAGGATTCTCTGGGGCATATAAGCATATCCCTTGACATTGACATATGCACTATGTATTTAATCCCCCATTTTGTGTCTGAATACATTTAGAGATACACTTGAAAAATTGTTACACTGACATCCTGCGTTGTGCCCCATACCCTCaggtgtaacccaatttatcAGAATAACACCTGTAATCAATCTTTGTATTCACTAACCTTGTCTTCCATTATTTCCATGAATTAATTTAGTTATCGCTTTTCTAAACTCTTGGTTTCTAATGCTATataacaaggggttaatgaacGGCGTtagtactgtgtataacaaaGACCTCAATTTGTTTTCATGAATAGGCTTTCCCCTTGCAGTAAATACATAGACAGTAACTAGAATCCCGCAGTGTGTGCTGACCGTGACCAAATGTGAGCTACAGGTGGAGAACGCCTTCTTTCTTCCGGAGGAGGTAGAAATCCTCAAGATagttataaaaataaacacataggAAAAGATGATGAAGAGAAATGGGATGAAGATCAGGGTAAATGAGATGATTAAGTCGTGCCATTCCACCAATTCTTCGTTTGACGAAGCCAAGATAAGAAATGGTGCTAAATCACAAAAGAAATGGTCGATCACGTTAGAGCTACAAAATTTCAGGTGGAAGATTATATAAAATTCACTTGGGCTGAGGAAGAGACCGGCCGCCCAGGACCAAAAAGCCAGATGAAGACACAATTTTGGGGTCATTACAGAGGAATATCGCAAAGGTTGACAGATGGCCATGTATCGGTCAAGAGACATAGCAGCAAGGACCAGCGATTGAGTGTATACCGAAAGAGAATGAAGGCAGTACTGGATAAAGCACCCAGTTGTGGTTATTGTAGCCCCAGCCATCAGTATAACATGTAACATGTTGGGTACAATGTTGGTGGTGAACAGAAGATCCACAAGTGCTAGATGCTTGAGAAAGTAGAACATGGGGACCTTGAGCTGGTGGTTGGTGGCAACCAAGATGACGATCAGAAGATTTCCAACTAATGTGGCAAGATAAGCCAGGAGGATGCAAAGGAAAACTAAAATCTTGAAGTTATGAAGACTTTGGAATCCCAGAAGAAGGAACTCAGACACCATGGTTTGATTTTCCGTACACATTTATAAGGGCATGTAAACCTATAAGACAATAGAGATAGGGAGTTTATAAAAGTGTGAAATTCTAAAGACCCCGTACTAGCTGGATCTCTCCAAGGAGTACAAGTCATCTCACATAGACAACCAAAACCCTATTCTGTGTCCATAAAACAGTGCTGTCTACTTATGTGTCTGGTTTGGCTGATAACTAATTGTATTGctctgtaaggggtcaaggattAACAATTAGAAATTGAAGCTTAGAAAATCTCTGGTAGGTGCGTTGTGACTCACAAGATGCAGATGCGACCataacctagggctgggcggtataccggttcataccgaataccgaaatttttgtcctgcacgatatacatttttccccataccgcaataccggtttggcccctcccccctcgggaatgaatgaattatcagcgctgcgctgtccccacatcggggaactaatgatatgtgacccgcgagcgctgttccaCTCCCCCCCCAAAGTAatcatcagcccagcactgcgctgtccccatcggggtactactcacatatgtcacccacaagcgctgccctcctcgtcctcctgtttgttgcaggcCGCCTGCGctggctggaactctgtactgcaagctgtatccctatgcgaccgtcagcctatcaccggccgcagcgatgttccacgtCGGCCGGTGAGAGGTTGAGCCCacagtcatgtaagaagctggggaggggaagcagaacagcgctcgcgggtcacatgatttaagGGGGGCGGGgagaaataccattatataccgtggaaccgccataagttacaaaaataccatgatacaccaTTTGGTCAACCCGCCCAGCCTTACCATAACCCCAAAATCGTAAGAAACCAATCTTGCTATGGCCATCTTAATGCTGCTTATTTACCTCAGCAGCAGTAAGACacagcgattttttttttt from Hyla sarda isolate aHylSar1 chromosome 11, aHylSar1.hap1, whole genome shotgun sequence harbors:
- the LOC130294971 gene encoding olfactory receptor 5V1-like produces the protein MVSEFLLLGFQSLHNFKILVFLCILLAYLATLVGNLLIVILVATNHQLKVPMFYFLKHLALVDLLFTTNIVPNMLHVILMAGATITTTGCFIQYCLHSLSVYTQSLVLAAMSLDRYMAICQPLRYSSVMTPKLCLHLAFWSWAAGLFLSPSEFYIIFHLKFCSSNVIDHFFCDLAPFLILASSNEELVEWHDLIISFTLIFIPFLFIIFSYVFIFITILRISTSSGRKKAFSTCSSHLVTVSTHCGILVTVYVFTARGKPIHENKLRSLLYTVLTPFINPLLYSIRNQEFRKAITKLIHGNNGRQG